The genomic DNA GAAGCCGCACGGGCCGAGCACGACGTCGAGGTTGGCGGCGATCGCGCGGCGGATCTTGCGCAGGAAGACGAAGAAGAAGGCGGTGAAGAGGGCGATGCAGAGCCGCACGCCCCAGTCGGGGAGGATGGAGACGCCCCAACGGTGGAACTTGTACCAAAAGACGCCGGTCACGTGGAAGCGCCCGAGAAGGCGCCGCGACCATCCGCCTTCCGGGGCGTGAGGCGGCGTTTCGGCGCGCGAGGTCGCGCTCATGACGATGATCCTTCCGGCGCGCGGGACGCGGCGCCGCGCGCTCAGGCTTGCGCGGCGAGCCTCGAGGCGACCAAGTCGGCGAGCGTGGCGACGGAGTAGAACGCGTCCTTGCCGACGTCCTTGCTCTGGATCTTGATCTGGAACTTCTTTTCCAGCGCCACGACCAGTTCGAGCGCGTCCACCGAGTCGAGCCCGAGCCCTTCGCCGAAGAGCGGCGCTTCGTCCTCGATCCCCGCCGGCTCGACGCCGTCGAGCCGCAGACTCTCCACGATCACTTCCTTGATTGTCGCGCGCAATGCGTCTCTGTCCACGATCGCACCATCCATGCCGGCTGTCCCTTGCCGCCGCGCGGCGACGTCCCCCGCAAAGGGCGCAAAGTATAGCATGCGGTTCCCGGCCCACTCCGCCGCGCCGCGCGTTCCCCCTTCCGCGTACATTCCCGCCGTTGCCGGAGGTTCGCGCGTGAAGGTCATCCTGCTCAATCCGTCTTCGCCTGAATCGTACTGGAGCGGCGTCCGCTCGCTGGAGTTCGCGGATCGGCGCTGCCTTCTTCCGCCGCTCGGACTGCTCACCGTCGCCTCGCTGCTGCCGCGCGAGTGGCGGCTCAGCCTCGCCGACGAGAACGTCGCGGAGATCCGCGACGAGCAGCTGCGCGCGGCGGACGTCGCGATGCTCACCGGGATGCTCGTCCAGCGCGACGCGCTCCAGAATCTTCTGGTCCGCTGCCGCGCGCTCGGCGTGAGGACGGTCGTCGGCGGTCCGTACGCGACGACGTTCCCCGACGATCTGGCCGCCGCCGACCACATCGCCGTCGGCGAAGGAGAACAGTTCGTCCCCCGGCTCGCCGCCGACCTGGAAAGGGGGACGGCGGAGCGGGTCTATCGCGCGGAGGGGTGGCCCGATCTCGCCGGCCTCCCGCCGCCGCGCTTCGACCTCCTGCCGAAGCGCGTCTACCGCCAGATGGCGATTCAGTTCTCGCGCGGCTGCCCGTTCGACTGCGAGTTCTGCGACGTGGTGCGCCTCTACGGCCGCCGGCCGCGGACCAAGAGTCCGCGCCAGTTCGTGGCGGAGCTGGAGGCGCTCAAGGCCACCGGCTTCCGCGGCGACGTCTTCGTCGTTGACGACAACTTCGTCGGCGACCGCGCCGCGGCGCGCGCCGCGCTGGCGGAGGTGGCGCGCTGGCGCGGCGCGACGCGCGTGCCGTTCCGTTTCTACACCCAGGCGGGCCTCTCCCTCGCCGACGATCCGCCGCTGGCCGAAGCGATGGTCTCCGCCGGCTTCGACGCGGTCTTCGTCGGCGTCGAGACCCCGAACCCGCAGGCGCTGCGCGAGGCGGGGAAGCCGCAGAACCTCCGCGCCCCGCTCGAGCGGATCGAGTCGCTGCGGCGGCGCGGCCTCGAGGTCTGGGGCGGCTTCATCCTCGGCTTCGACGCCGACGGCCCGGACATCTTCGACCGCCTCGCCGAGTTCGTGGAGCGGGCGGCGATTCCGTACGCGATGGTCGGGTTGCTCGGCGCGCTGCCCGGCACGCGCCTCTATCGCCGCTTGGCGGCGGAAGGGCGGCTGCGGGCGGACCTGCTGTGGCGCGGCGACCAGTTCGGCGTGACCAACGTGATCCACCGCCTGCCGCTCGACCAACTGCTCGCCGGGTATCGCCGCGTGATGGAGCGGCTCTACAGTCCCGAGGGGTACTTCGCGCGCTGCCGCGAGAGCCTGCGCACCTGGTCGCCGGTGCGCGGCGTTCCGCGGGTGCGCCTGTCGTGGGACGATCTGCGGGCGGGACTCCGGTCGTTCGTCGGCCAGGGAATCAAGGGGCCGTACCGGCGCTCGTATCTGCGCTTCCTCGCCTGGGCGTTCGCCCACTGCCCGAGCAAGCTCCCGCGGGCGGTGACGATGGCCGCGGTGGGGCACCACTTCATCGAGTTCACGAGCGACAAACTCGTCCCCGCGCTCGAGGCGGCGCGGCTGGCGCTCGCGCGCGAGGGGAAGCTCAGCGAATCGTCCCCTGCTCCTTCATCTCCTTGAACGTCTCGCCGGCGACGGCGACGAGCTTGGCGTGAAGCCGGCCGGCCGCGACGGCGAACTCCGCGTCTTCCGCGGCGCCGACATGCGCGCCGAGCGCGGCGCCGAGCGCTGCGTCCCCCGCGCCGGCGACCGCGGCGAACTCGGCGCGCCGCTCCGCGGCGGCGCCGGCCTCCGACCCGCCGCCGACGAACGAGGCGCCGACCGCGTCGTCGAGCTCGCGCGCGACCGCGTCCGGATCCTCGCCCGCGGCGACGACCGCGGCGAGGCAGGCGTGCCCGGCGAAGGCGCAGAACTCCGCCGCCCGCGCCTTCGACTCCGGCCCGTCGAGCGCCTGCTTCAGCGACGGCGCGGCGACGACCTCCTCGAAGACGATCGTGCGCAGCAGCACGCCGCAGATCATCCGCGCCGCCTCGGCGGCGGAGACGCTGTTGCCCTGGCTCATCTCGGTCCTCTCCGGTGCGGGCGCAAGCGTACCACGCGCGGCGCGCGCTCCCCGTCCGCGGCGCGCCGGCGTTCCCGCGCGGACGCTCAGAGCAGCGCGAGGCGGAACGGCATGGCGAAGGAGATCGGTCCGGGCGGCAGCGCCGCGGCGCGCGCCAGCGCCGCAGCGCCGAGGACGGCGATCTTCTTCTCCAGTTCCTCGCGCGAGGCGAAGGCCTGCGGCACGACGGCCGTCTCGGAACGGCGCGGCCGCGCCGCGTCGAGCGCGGCCCCGCCGGACGCGACCTTCTCCGCCTCGCCGGTGAACGCGGCCCACGGCGAACCGGCGTCGTGGTCGATCACCACGACGTCGGGGGCGAGGGAGCGCGCCTTGCGCAGCGCCGCCGCCGGATCGGGCATCTCGTGCAGGCAGAACTCGAGCAGGACGACGTCGGCGGCTTCGTCCCACGACATGAAGTCGGCGACGCGCGCCTCCAGCCGGTCGTCGAGTCCCTTCGCCCGCGCCGCGTCGGCCAGACGGCGGACCGCCGCCTCGTCCACGTCGATCGCCGTGATTCGCGCCGCGCCGCGGGCGGCGTCCACCAACTGACCGCCCCCCGCGCCGACGTGCAGGACCGTCTTCCCCGCGAAGTCGTAGAACGCCGCCGCGCGGGCCTTGATCGCCTCCATGTCGGCCGCCATTCGCGCTCCCTCCGCCCTCCGCCGCGCGTATGTTTTCCGCGCCAAGGAGGACCGTCGCATGAACACGTTCCGTCTCGTCGCTTCCGTCGCCGCGTCCGCCGTCTTCGCCGTCGCCTTCGCGGCCGCGCCGAGCCCGACGGCAGTCTACGGCTCGGGAAAGAACGTCTTCAAGCTCGCCACCGGCAGCCCGGGAGAGCTCGGCCTGCTCAAGGGGCTGGGCGAGGCGTTCGCCGCCAAGGGGGACGCGCAGCTCGTCTGGATCAAGGCCGGCACCGGCGAGGCGCTCGACCTGCTCAAGAAGCGCGAAGTGGACATGGCGATGGTCCACGCGCCGAAGGGGGAGAAGCAGGCGCTCGCCGAAGGGTGGGCCGCGTCGCGCACGCTGATCGGCTCGAACGAGTTCTTCGTCGTCGGCCCGGCGGCCGACCCGGCGAAGATCGCCGCGGCGAAGAGCGGGGCCGAGGCGTTCCGGCTGATCGCGGCGGCGAAGGCGAAGTGCTTCTCGCGCGGCGACAACTCGGGCACGCACCAGAAGGAGATGCAGATCTGGAAGAGCGCCGGGATCGAGCCGGCGGGGGACTGGTACGTCGTCACGAAGGACTTCATGAGCGCGACGCTGCGCCGCGCCGACGCCGAGGGCGGCTACTTCATGACCGACAGCAGCACGTGGGTCGCCGAAGAGAAGAACGTGCCGAAGCTCAAGGTGCTCTTCCGCGGCGACAAGGCGCTGGTCAACACCTACCACGCGCTCGTCGCGCCGGCGGGGGCGACGCCGGGCGCGGCGACGGCCGCGGCGTTCGCCGCCTTCGTCGCCGGTCCGGAGGGGCAGGCGATC from bacterium includes the following:
- a CDS encoding phosphopantetheine-binding protein, translated to MDGAIVDRDALRATIKEVIVESLRLDGVEPAGIEDEAPLFGEGLGLDSVDALELVVALEKKFQIKIQSKDVGKDAFYSVATLADLVASRLAAQA
- a CDS encoding B12-binding domain-containing radical SAM protein; this encodes MKVILLNPSSPESYWSGVRSLEFADRRCLLPPLGLLTVASLLPREWRLSLADENVAEIRDEQLRAADVAMLTGMLVQRDALQNLLVRCRALGVRTVVGGPYATTFPDDLAAADHIAVGEGEQFVPRLAADLERGTAERVYRAEGWPDLAGLPPPRFDLLPKRVYRQMAIQFSRGCPFDCEFCDVVRLYGRRPRTKSPRQFVAELEALKATGFRGDVFVVDDNFVGDRAAARAALAEVARWRGATRVPFRFYTQAGLSLADDPPLAEAMVSAGFDAVFVGVETPNPQALREAGKPQNLRAPLERIESLRRRGLEVWGGFILGFDADGPDIFDRLAEFVERAAIPYAMVGLLGALPGTRLYRRLAAEGRLRADLLWRGDQFGVTNVIHRLPLDQLLAGYRRVMERLYSPEGYFARCRESLRTWSPVRGVPRVRLSWDDLRAGLRSFVGQGIKGPYRRSYLRFLAWAFAHCPSKLPRAVTMAAVGHHFIEFTSDKLVPALEAARLALAREGKLSESSPAPSSP
- a CDS encoding class I SAM-dependent methyltransferase produces the protein MAADMEAIKARAAAFYDFAGKTVLHVGAGGGQLVDAARGAARITAIDVDEAAVRRLADAARAKGLDDRLEARVADFMSWDEAADVVLLEFCLHEMPDPAAALRKARSLAPDVVVIDHDAGSPWAAFTGEAEKVASGGAALDAARPRRSETAVVPQAFASREELEKKIAVLGAAALARAAALPPGPISFAMPFRLALL
- a CDS encoding substrate-binding domain-containing protein, with the translated sequence MNTFRLVASVAASAVFAVAFAAAPSPTAVYGSGKNVFKLATGSPGELGLLKGLGEAFAAKGDAQLVWIKAGTGEALDLLKKREVDMAMVHAPKGEKQALAEGWAASRTLIGSNEFFVVGPAADPAKIAAAKSGAEAFRLIAAAKAKCFSRGDNSGTHQKEMQIWKSAGIEPAGDWYVVTKDFMSATLRRADAEGGYFMTDSSTWVAEEKNVPKLKVLFRGDKALVNTYHALVAPAGATPGAATAAAFAAFVAGPEGQAIIRAYGKDKYGRALYDDAAYAAKYAD